Proteins encoded by one window of Mucilaginibacter inviolabilis:
- a CDS encoding phage exclusion protein Lit family protein, whose amino-acid sequence MEESETNKYYISSLYGHIDEAFRNGNEEIAIKISALISTGRIKSLELNEDMFPMKGPFSHLSTGIIVLQAGFLSYLWTVCYFMIGLIEIYQDKAGSNQRVISLVDSEKFNILNYTFAWGRSLKPSSDEDFNPWPDDIANPTQEDTRVKQANHLLVLAASYLMYHELGHLVLHADSEDFIKSTNKWDYERNSTDSRRLRIMEIQADIYALDCMFSNTRDEHDRYMKFLASIIAQLAEFFIRRAPDTRSQNYPDLDERLKRILNKVDIEDLGFKMNIDLTCSIGLQLFLTLTYADFIPPNPENFLFENFDDLKIYLFNIIQAWKDKYNSYKS is encoded by the coding sequence ATGGAAGAAAGTGAAACCAATAAATATTATATCAGTTCACTCTACGGTCATATCGACGAAGCATTCCGAAATGGGAATGAGGAAATTGCAATCAAAATAAGCGCACTCATTTCTACTGGTAGAATCAAAAGCCTTGAATTAAATGAGGATATGTTTCCCATGAAGGGGCCATTTTCTCACCTAAGTACTGGCATAATTGTATTACAGGCTGGATTTCTATCTTACCTATGGACAGTTTGCTATTTCATGATTGGTTTGATTGAAATTTATCAGGATAAGGCAGGAAGTAATCAGCGAGTTATTAGCCTTGTTGACTCTGAAAAATTTAATATACTCAATTATACATTTGCATGGGGAAGATCGCTAAAGCCATCCTCCGATGAAGATTTCAATCCGTGGCCTGATGATATAGCAAATCCAACGCAAGAAGATACACGTGTAAAGCAGGCGAATCATCTGCTTGTTCTCGCAGCAAGCTACCTAATGTATCATGAACTAGGTCATTTGGTATTACATGCTGACTCTGAAGACTTTATTAAATCTACAAATAAATGGGATTACGAAAGAAATTCTACAGATAGTCGCCGGTTACGCATAATGGAAATTCAAGCTGATATCTATGCCTTGGATTGCATGTTTTCTAATACTAGAGATGAACATGATAGGTATATGAAATTTTTAGCCTCAATCATAGCGCAATTAGCGGAGTTTTTTATTCGCAGAGCCCCAGACACTCGATCACAGAATTATCCTGATCTGGATGAACGATTAAAGCGAATTCTAAATAAAGTAGATATTGAAGACCTTGGCTTTAAAATGAATATCGACCTGACATGTAGTATTGGTCTGCAATTATTTTTGACCCTGACATATGCTGACTTTATCCCCCCCAATCCAGAAAATTTCCTTTTTGAAAACTTCGATGATCTCAAGATTTACCTGTTCAATATTATTCAAGCATGGAAGGATAAATATAATTCTTATAAATCTTAA
- a CDS encoding helix-turn-helix domain-containing protein → MTTDTLPEVAEWHVPDLKWKGFKVYKISGGAGPQHAHGRRDFYKIVLVTSDMTVSYGDRTAEIKETCLVLINPHIPHSVTHHTERKGFACVFTDAFMAGRERTELLQNSALFRFDTTPIIPLNNEQELFITGIYQKMLSVYQSNYEHQAELLKTCIELIMHEALRIRPSLNEPKYKNAATRITHLFMELQEKQFPIESIGSPLKLRTAQDFAESLAVHVNYLNRSVKEVTGKPTSVHITERIVAEAKALLQHTDWSIAEIAYSLGFEYPTYFNNYFKRVTGLVPKSFRAGKV, encoded by the coding sequence ATGACAACCGATACGCTGCCCGAAGTTGCGGAATGGCATGTTCCGGATTTGAAATGGAAGGGTTTTAAGGTTTATAAGATCTCCGGAGGGGCGGGGCCGCAGCATGCCCATGGCAGGCGCGATTTTTATAAAATAGTTTTGGTAACCAGCGATATGACAGTATCCTATGGCGACCGGACGGCTGAAATAAAGGAAACTTGTTTAGTTTTAATAAACCCGCATATTCCGCATAGCGTAACTCACCATACCGAAAGAAAAGGCTTTGCCTGTGTTTTTACCGATGCTTTTATGGCAGGGCGGGAGCGTACGGAGCTTTTGCAAAACTCTGCCTTGTTTCGCTTTGATACAACGCCCATTATTCCTTTAAACAACGAGCAGGAGCTGTTTATAACGGGTATTTACCAAAAAATGCTATCTGTTTATCAGAGCAATTATGAACACCAGGCCGAATTGCTGAAAACCTGCATAGAACTTATTATGCACGAAGCGTTAAGGATCCGGCCATCGTTAAATGAGCCGAAGTACAAAAATGCAGCTACGCGCATCACGCATCTGTTTATGGAGTTACAGGAGAAGCAATTTCCGATAGAAAGCATTGGATCTCCGCTCAAATTACGAACCGCCCAGGACTTTGCCGAAAGTTTGGCCGTACACGTTAACTATCTAAACCGTTCGGTAAAGGAAGTTACCGGAAAGCCAACATCCGTTCATATCACAGAACGTATTGTTGCGGAGGCTAAAGCCCTTTTGCAGCATACCGACTGGAGTATAGCAGAGATAGCCTACAGTTTGGGATTTGAATATCCTACCTATTTTAACAATTATTTTAAACGGGTAACCGGTCTTGTGCCCAAATCTTTCAGAGCAGGTAAAGTTTGA